A genomic segment from Vicinamibacterales bacterium encodes:
- a CDS encoding multicopper oxidase domain-containing protein, whose amino-acid sequence MDRREALRLLTVPALLPARSPFAWAGEPGVGGAAVQAPDVELALTAAPAEVAVLPGRPTRVWQYTASVVKGPASTVQALPGSYLGPVLRFQRGQKVRIRFRNRLDEASIVHWHGLDVPEAADGHPRLAVEAGQDYVYDFEVVNRAGTYWYHPHPHMRTGAQVYQGLAGLVLVSDPEEEALGLPGGDAELFFVLQDRRFDDANQFVYAGGGATGAPPAGGMRGRGMGRMGGRGGGMGMGMGGGMDAMMETMNGWLGDRMLVGGRPRPELRVDRRTYRVRLLNGSNARVYKLAWSDGTPFLVLGGDGGLLERARSRRVLTLAPGQRADVLLDLSSRPAGTTLALRSLEFPASAVGRVGMMGETAPVPQGAPLDLLTLTTSSTTGPRVTVPDRLSAPPLAWRPVPSAPVRRVPLTFMRMEWLVDGRTFEMDGVAPGERVAAGSTHVWEFRNEPNPMGMAMAHPLHVHGTQFRVLSRTGAPDNPLAEGFNDTDATDTVVVLPGETVRVQLTFSRYPGLYLYHCHILEHEDMGMMRNFRITPA is encoded by the coding sequence ATGGATCGGCGCGAGGCGCTTCGACTGTTGACGGTTCCGGCCCTGCTGCCCGCGCGCAGCCCGTTCGCCTGGGCCGGTGAGCCCGGGGTTGGCGGCGCCGCCGTGCAGGCCCCAGACGTCGAGCTCGCGCTCACCGCCGCGCCGGCGGAAGTCGCGGTGCTGCCAGGGCGTCCCACGCGCGTCTGGCAGTACACGGCGTCGGTCGTGAAGGGGCCGGCCTCCACGGTGCAGGCGCTGCCGGGCTCCTACCTGGGGCCCGTGCTGCGGTTCCAGCGAGGCCAGAAGGTCCGGATCCGCTTCCGCAACCGCCTCGACGAGGCGTCCATCGTGCACTGGCACGGCCTCGACGTGCCCGAAGCCGCCGACGGCCATCCGCGGCTCGCGGTGGAGGCTGGCCAGGACTACGTCTACGACTTCGAGGTCGTGAACCGCGCCGGCACCTACTGGTACCACCCGCATCCGCACATGCGGACCGGCGCGCAGGTGTACCAGGGCCTCGCCGGCCTCGTCCTCGTCTCCGATCCGGAAGAAGAGGCCCTCGGCCTGCCGGGCGGTGATGCCGAGCTGTTCTTCGTCCTGCAGGACCGGCGCTTCGACGACGCGAACCAGTTCGTGTACGCGGGCGGGGGGGCGACGGGCGCGCCCCCGGCGGGCGGCATGCGCGGCCGCGGCATGGGCCGCATGGGCGGGCGCGGCGGCGGCATGGGCATGGGGATGGGCGGCGGCATGGACGCCATGATGGAGACCATGAACGGCTGGTTGGGCGACCGCATGCTGGTCGGCGGCCGGCCGCGTCCCGAACTGCGCGTGGACCGCCGCACTTATCGCGTGCGGCTCCTGAACGGCTCGAACGCCCGCGTCTACAAGCTGGCGTGGAGCGACGGCACGCCGTTCCTCGTGCTCGGCGGCGACGGTGGGCTGCTGGAGCGGGCCCGCTCGCGGCGCGTCCTCACGCTGGCGCCCGGGCAACGCGCCGACGTGCTGCTGGATCTCTCCAGCCGGCCGGCGGGCACGACGCTCGCCCTGCGCAGCCTGGAGTTCCCGGCGTCGGCGGTCGGCCGCGTTGGCATGATGGGCGAGACTGCGCCGGTGCCGCAGGGCGCTCCGCTCGATCTCCTCACGCTCACCACCTCCAGCACGACGGGGCCGCGCGTGACAGTGCCGGATCGCCTGTCGGCGCCGCCCCTCGCGTGGCGCCCGGTGCCATCGGCCCCCGTCCGGCGCGTGCCCCTCACCTTCATGCGGATGGAATGGCTCGTGGACGGCCGGACCTTCGAGATGGACGGCGTGGCGCCCGGGGAACGCGTGGCGGCCGGCTCGACGCACGTCTGGGAGTTCCGGAACGAGCCGAACCCGATGGGCATGGCCATGGCGCATCCGCTGCACGTCCACGGCACGCAGTTCCGCGTGCTGTCACGGACCGGGGCGCCGGACAACCCGCTGGCCGAGGGCTTCAACGACACGGACGCGACGGACACGGTCGTCGTCCTGCCGGGGGAGACGGTGCGCGTGCAGTTGACGTTCTCGCGCTACCCCGGGCTGTACCTGTACCACTGCCACATCCTCGAGCACGAGGACATGGGGATGATGCGGAACTTCCGCATCACCCCCGCGTGA
- a CDS encoding protein kinase — MPLMPGTRLGAYALTGPIGEGGMGQVWRARDTRLDRDVALKILPDAFVHDADRVARFTREAKTLAALNHPHIAGIYGLEESHGVAALVMELVEGEDLSQRLARGAIPIEEALPIARQVAEALEAAHEQGIVHRDLKPANIKVRPDGAVKVLDFGLAKALDPAGASAANASLSPTITSPAMTAAGIILGTAAYMAPEQARGTMVDRRADLWAFGVVLYEMVTGRRLFDGATVSDTLAAVLTREPDWTMLPSTTPAPIRTLLRRCLAKDRKRRMDSAADARLEIEEALTPGASPALDDAGVQTRVDAAVTSARAEVGRVMRARMAFVAAVALVAVGATAGGMWLATRSAPPPVVQTAIPIPPAAPLGLSPGDRSIAITPDGARIVYMGGESLVGRALDSLDPVSLGTVGGRNPFVSPDGQWVGFVEANRILRKVAITGGPAVTVAQEDGFSRGAVWLPDDTIVFATAAPGTGLQQVAADGGAVTVLTRPDRTQGEEDHAWPEALPGGGAVLFTITSATGDAGAAEIAVLDLATGTHAVVLRGGSHAQYVARRSTGAGPAGYLVYAAGGTLRAVAFDPQTRTTRGTPVPVVPDVVTSVNPPAVGGVQAAVAADGTLAYVRAGAGGTERRTLAWVDRLGRETAFAAPPAEYVQPRLSPDGSRLAVAVFNEDLWVGDVALQTLTRLTFMPGREYFPVWAPDGRRLFFSSDQDGVRNLYAQAADGTGTAERLTTSPNEQYASGVTPDGTRLLFTERSPQTGFDIMQIELAGSRTVTPLVRTPAIEDNGVVSPDGRWLAYQANDSGTVEIYVRPYPDVASGRWQVSTGGGTEPVWARDGRELFYVSPTGALMRVGVESGTPWGARPPTAVLKDGALTPSREGPRYDVSADGQRFLVLRDVPAPDAAPPQLIVIQHFEELLRRLVPGQD; from the coding sequence ATGCCGCTCATGCCCGGCACCCGGCTTGGAGCATACGCCCTCACCGGCCCGATCGGCGAGGGCGGCATGGGCCAGGTGTGGCGCGCACGCGACACCAGGCTCGATCGCGACGTCGCCCTCAAGATCCTGCCCGACGCGTTCGTCCACGACGCCGACCGCGTGGCGCGGTTCACGCGCGAAGCGAAGACCCTCGCCGCCCTGAACCATCCGCACATCGCGGGCATCTACGGTCTCGAGGAGAGCCACGGCGTCGCGGCGCTGGTGATGGAGCTCGTCGAGGGCGAGGATCTGTCGCAGCGGCTCGCGCGCGGCGCGATCCCGATCGAGGAGGCGCTGCCGATCGCCCGGCAGGTCGCCGAAGCGCTGGAAGCCGCGCACGAGCAGGGCATCGTCCATCGCGACCTCAAGCCCGCCAATATCAAGGTGCGGCCCGACGGCGCCGTGAAGGTGCTGGACTTCGGCCTGGCCAAGGCGCTCGACCCCGCCGGGGCCTCGGCGGCGAATGCCTCGCTGTCGCCCACGATCACGTCGCCCGCCATGACGGCGGCGGGCATCATCCTCGGAACGGCCGCGTACATGGCGCCGGAGCAGGCGCGCGGCACGATGGTGGACCGGCGGGCGGATCTGTGGGCCTTCGGCGTCGTGCTTTACGAGATGGTCACGGGCAGGCGCCTCTTCGACGGGGCGACGGTCTCCGACACGCTCGCGGCCGTGCTGACGAGGGAACCCGACTGGACGATGCTCCCGTCGACGACACCCGCGCCGATCCGGACGCTGCTGCGCCGCTGTCTGGCAAAGGACCGCAAGCGCCGCATGGACTCGGCGGCCGACGCGCGGCTGGAGATCGAGGAGGCGTTGACGCCCGGCGCCAGCCCCGCGTTGGACGATGCGGGTGTCCAGACCCGCGTCGACGCCGCCGTGACGTCCGCCCGCGCCGAGGTCGGGCGCGTCATGCGAGCGCGGATGGCGTTCGTCGCCGCCGTCGCGCTCGTCGCTGTCGGCGCGACGGCCGGCGGCATGTGGCTGGCGACGCGCTCCGCGCCGCCGCCTGTCGTTCAGACGGCCATCCCAATCCCTCCCGCGGCGCCACTCGGGCTGAGCCCCGGCGATCGATCCATCGCCATCACGCCCGACGGCGCGCGCATCGTCTATATGGGCGGCGAGAGCCTCGTGGGCCGCGCCCTGGACAGCCTGGACCCTGTCTCGCTCGGCACTGTCGGCGGGCGGAACCCGTTCGTCTCGCCCGACGGCCAGTGGGTGGGCTTCGTCGAAGCCAACCGCATCCTGAGGAAGGTGGCCATCACCGGTGGGCCGGCCGTCACCGTGGCCCAGGAAGACGGCTTCTCGCGCGGCGCCGTCTGGCTGCCCGACGACACCATCGTGTTTGCGACCGCCGCGCCAGGCACCGGACTGCAGCAGGTAGCGGCCGACGGCGGCGCGGTCACGGTGCTGACGCGTCCGGACCGCACGCAGGGCGAAGAGGACCACGCCTGGCCGGAGGCGCTGCCAGGCGGCGGCGCGGTGCTCTTCACCATCACCTCGGCGACGGGAGACGCGGGCGCGGCCGAGATTGCCGTGCTCGATCTCGCCACCGGGACGCATGCGGTAGTGCTGCGCGGCGGCAGCCATGCGCAGTACGTGGCACGCCGGTCGACCGGCGCCGGACCGGCGGGGTACCTGGTGTATGCGGCGGGCGGCACGCTGCGCGCCGTCGCCTTCGACCCGCAGACACGGACCACACGCGGCACACCGGTGCCCGTGGTGCCCGACGTGGTGACGAGCGTGAATCCCCCTGCGGTCGGGGGCGTCCAGGCCGCTGTGGCGGCGGATGGCACGCTGGCCTACGTGCGGGCGGGCGCCGGTGGGACCGAGCGGCGGACGCTGGCGTGGGTGGACCGTCTCGGGCGGGAGACGGCCTTCGCCGCGCCACCGGCCGAGTACGTGCAGCCGAGGCTCAGCCCGGACGGCAGCCGTCTGGCCGTTGCCGTCTTCAACGAGGACCTCTGGGTGGGGGACGTGGCGCTCCAGACGCTGACACGCCTGACCTTCATGCCGGGTCGGGAGTATTTTCCCGTTTGGGCGCCTGACGGCCGCCGCCTGTTCTTCAGCTCCGACCAGGACGGCGTGCGCAACCTCTACGCGCAGGCGGCAGACGGGACGGGGACGGCGGAGCGACTGACGACGAGCCCGAACGAGCAGTACGCGAGCGGTGTGACCCCGGACGGGACGCGCCTCCTCTTCACGGAAAGGTCTCCCCAGACCGGTTTCGACATCATGCAGATCGAGCTGGCGGGGAGCCGCACGGTGACGCCGCTCGTGCGGACGCCCGCGATCGAAGACAACGGCGTGGTATCGCCCGACGGCCGGTGGCTCGCCTACCAGGCGAACGACTCGGGAACGGTCGAGATCTACGTGCGCCCGTATCCGGATGTGGCGAGCGGGCGGTGGCAGGTGTCCACCGGTGGTGGCACCGAGCCAGTCTGGGCGCGCGACGGGCGGGAACTGTTCTACGTGTCGCCCACGGGCGCGCTGATGCGCGTCGGGGTGGAGAGCGGGACGCCGTGGGGCGCGAGGCCGCCGACGGCGGTATTGAAGGACGGCGCGCTGACGCCGAGCCGCGAAGGTCCCCGGTACGATGTGTCGGCGGACGGGCAGCGGTTCCTAGTGCTCAGAGACGTGCCAGCGCCGGACGCTGCGCCGCCGCAGCTCATCGTCATCCAGCACTTCGAGGAGTTGCTGCGGCGCCTCGTGCCGGGACAGGACTGA
- a CDS encoding PQQ-binding-like beta-propeller repeat protein, protein MTQGTRTRVTLVAVVLAMSVWGGGSASAQDVAFGNPGLSLYRQRCASCHDAAAGTPEAARTPPRATLSKMTREQIAAAIEPGGMMAAMAKGLNAAERSAVAAYLSTVTAPAADPQRGLCTGPVPRFDPAAQPQWNGWGNGPANSRFQTAAAAGLTARTVPSLTLKWAFGVPGAVTMSGQPTVVAGRVFVGTDIGMVYALDAATGCIRWQFKSDAAVRSAISIGPIAGSTPVRHAAYFGDLRANVYAVDAVTGALVWKAKVDDHASARITGAPALSGGRLYVPVSSVEEGPGARPDYPCCTFRGSVVALDAATGRQAWKSYTIPEAPAIVGKNEAGTPLWKPAGAAIWASPTVDTARNLLYVATGNAYTEPAAPTSDAVLAMALDTGAIQWTSQVTPDDVFVIGCRAGNGNCPDEVGPDFDFGNSPILRTLPGGRRILVIGQKSGVAYGLDPDNKGAVLWKYRAGQGGMLGGIEWGSAADDRVMYVPVSDVLLPNAGGLHAIGIGSGERIWHTPAPPPACTTGPGCSSAQSAAISVIPGVVFSGAVDGHLRAYDAASGQIIWDVETAREFTTVNGVPAAGGSIDGAGPTIAGGMVFAGSGYGRWRGRPGNVLLAFGVE, encoded by the coding sequence ATGACGCAGGGCACGCGCACGAGGGTCACGCTGGTCGCCGTCGTCCTGGCGATGTCCGTCTGGGGCGGGGGTTCCGCGAGCGCCCAGGACGTGGCGTTCGGCAACCCCGGGTTGTCGCTCTACCGGCAGCGGTGCGCCTCCTGCCACGACGCCGCGGCCGGGACGCCCGAAGCGGCCCGGACGCCTCCCCGCGCCACGTTGTCGAAGATGACGCGCGAGCAGATCGCGGCCGCAATCGAGCCGGGCGGGATGATGGCGGCGATGGCGAAGGGGCTCAACGCGGCCGAGCGATCGGCCGTCGCCGCCTATCTTTCGACGGTCACGGCGCCGGCGGCGGATCCGCAGCGCGGCCTGTGCACGGGCCCCGTGCCGCGCTTCGACCCTGCCGCCCAGCCGCAGTGGAACGGGTGGGGCAACGGCCCCGCCAACTCGCGGTTCCAGACGGCGGCGGCCGCGGGCCTCACGGCCCGGACGGTGCCGTCCCTGACGTTGAAGTGGGCCTTCGGTGTTCCGGGCGCCGTGACGATGAGCGGACAGCCGACCGTCGTCGCCGGCCGCGTGTTCGTCGGCACCGACATCGGGATGGTGTACGCACTCGATGCCGCCACCGGCTGCATCCGCTGGCAGTTCAAGAGCGACGCCGCCGTCAGGAGCGCGATCAGCATCGGGCCGATCGCCGGATCGACTCCCGTCCGTCACGCCGCCTACTTCGGCGACCTCCGCGCCAACGTCTACGCCGTGGACGCCGTCACGGGCGCGCTCGTGTGGAAGGCGAAGGTGGACGACCACGCGTCGGCCCGGATCACGGGCGCACCGGCCCTCAGCGGCGGGCGGCTCTACGTGCCGGTGTCGTCCGTGGAAGAAGGGCCGGGCGCCCGGCCCGACTACCCGTGCTGCACGTTCCGCGGCAGCGTCGTGGCGCTGGACGCCGCCACCGGCAGGCAGGCCTGGAAGAGCTACACGATTCCCGAGGCGCCGGCAATCGTCGGCAAGAACGAGGCGGGCACGCCGCTCTGGAAACCGGCGGGCGCCGCCATCTGGGCGTCGCCGACCGTGGACACCGCCAGGAACCTGCTGTACGTGGCGACGGGCAACGCCTACACGGAGCCGGCCGCGCCGACGAGCGACGCGGTGCTGGCCATGGCGCTCGACACCGGCGCCATCCAGTGGACGTCGCAGGTCACGCCGGACGACGTCTTCGTGATCGGCTGCCGCGCCGGCAACGGCAACTGCCCCGACGAGGTCGGCCCGGACTTCGACTTCGGCAACTCGCCCATCCTCCGCACGCTGCCCGGCGGCCGCAGAATCCTCGTCATCGGCCAGAAGTCCGGCGTGGCCTACGGGCTCGATCCGGACAACAAGGGCGCCGTGCTCTGGAAGTACCGCGCGGGCCAGGGCGGCATGCTCGGAGGGATCGAGTGGGGCTCGGCCGCCGACGACCGCGTGATGTACGTGCCCGTGTCGGACGTGCTGCTGCCGAACGCGGGCGGCCTGCACGCCATCGGCATCGGCAGCGGCGAGCGCATCTGGCACACGCCCGCGCCCCCGCCCGCCTGCACCACGGGCCCGGGCTGCTCGAGCGCGCAGTCGGCGGCCATCAGCGTCATTCCCGGCGTGGTGTTCTCGGGCGCCGTCGACGGCCACCTGCGCGCGTACGACGCGGCCAGCGGGCAGATCATCTGGGACGTGGAGACGGCACGCGAGTTCACGACCGTGAACGGCGTGCCCGCGGCCGGCGGATCGATCGACGGCGCCGGTCCGACGATCGCCGGCGGCATGGTGTTCGCGGGATCGGGCTACGGCCGGTGGCGCGGGCGCCCCGGGAACGTGCTGCTGGCCTTCGGCGTCGAGTAG